The Streptomyces laurentii genome contains a region encoding:
- a CDS encoding N-acetylmuramyl-L-alanine amidase (KEGG: sgr:SGR_2028 putative N-acetylmuramoyl-L-alanine amidase; PFAM: N-acetylmuramoyl-L-alanine amidase family 2; SMART: N-acetylmuramoyl-L-alanine amidase family 2;~N-acetylmuramyl-L-alanine amidase, negative regulator of AmpC, AmpD [Streptomyces sp. SirexAA- E];~Peptidoglycan recognition proteins (PGRPs) are pattern recognition receptors that bind, and in certain cases, hydrolyze peptidoglycans (PGNs) of bacterial cell walls. PGRPs have been divided into three classes: short PGRPs (PGRP-S), that are small (20...; cd06583;~Signal predicted by SignalP 3.0 HMM (Signal peptide probability 0.890) with cleavage site probability 0.888 at residue 39;~Zn binding residues [ion binding];~amidase catalytic site [active];~identified by MetaGeneAnnotator; putative;~substrate binding site [chemical binding]), protein MKKAAGKSTAKKSTAKKSTAGKSGAGKSGAGKTTARKPAAKKSGAGSGKGAAGPVGRRAFLIGGAVAVAGTAVLAREELGRLWWRLPGVERKRVEGELDNKGAEWTAASRYNWRRADRPGDFPIDRVVIHVTQGSYASALKVFKDPSHGAAAHYVVRKDGHIAQMVRELDVAFHAGNRDMNERSVGIEHEGFVDRPQDFTAAMYEASARLTADICHRYAIPVDRQHIIGHVEVPGTDHTDPGKHWDWPRYLRLVRAARAKLG, encoded by the coding sequence GTGAAAAAGGCGGCGGGCAAGAGCACGGCAAAGAAGAGCACGGCGAAGAAGAGCACGGCCGGGAAGTCCGGAGCGGGGAAGTCCGGGGCCGGTAAGACCACGGCCAGGAAGCCCGCGGCCAAGAAGTCCGGGGCCGGGAGCGGCAAGGGCGCGGCGGGGCCCGTCGGGCGGCGGGCCTTCCTCATCGGCGGGGCGGTCGCCGTCGCCGGCACGGCCGTACTCGCCCGGGAGGAGCTGGGCCGGCTGTGGTGGCGGCTGCCCGGTGTCGAGCGCAAGCGGGTGGAGGGTGAGCTGGACAACAAGGGCGCGGAGTGGACGGCGGCGTCCCGGTACAACTGGCGGCGCGCCGACCGCCCCGGCGACTTCCCGATCGACCGCGTCGTGATCCATGTGACGCAGGGCAGCTACGCCTCGGCGCTCAAGGTGTTCAAGGACCCGAGCCACGGGGCCGCCGCGCACTACGTGGTCCGCAAGGACGGGCACATCGCGCAGATGGTCCGGGAGCTCGACGTGGCCTTCCACGCCGGGAACCGGGACATGAACGAGCGCAGCGTCGGGATAGAGCACGAGGGCTTCGTGGACCGGCCCCAGGACTTCACGGCGGCGATGTACGAGGCGTCGGCGCGGCTCACGGCTGACATATGCCATCGCTACGCGATACCCGTGGACCGGCAGCACATCATCGGGCACGTGGAAGTTCCCGGCACCGACCACACCGATCCGGGGAAGCACTGGGACTGGCCGCGCTATCTGCGGCTGGTACGGGCCGCGCGCGCGAAGCTCGGCTGA
- a CDS encoding ABC transporter ATP-binding protein (ABC transporter ATP-binding protein [Streptomyces avermitilis MA-4680];~ABC transporter signature motif;~ATP binding site [chemical binding];~ATP-binding cassette domain of nickel/oligopeptides specific transporters; cd03257;~D-loop;~H-loop/switch region;~Q-loop/lid;~Walker A/P-loop;~Walker B;~dipeptide transporter ATP-binding subunit; Provisional; PRK11308;~identified by MetaGeneAnnotator; putative;~oligopeptide/dipeptide ABC transporter, ATP-binding protein, C-terminal domain; TIGR01727;~tetra,pentapeptide transport system) — protein sequence MSDTKAASHTKAVSDTMEPLLKVTGLQKHFPIRKGLLQRQSGAVKAVDGIDFEVYPGETLGVVGESGCGKSTMGRLITRLLEPTGGTIEFEGTDISHLGVAKMRPLRRDIQMIFQDPYGSLNPRHTVGAIISAPFKLQGVEPEGGLKAEVQRLLGLVGLNPEHYNRYPHEFSGGQRQRIGIARALALKPKLVIADEPVSALDVSIQAQVVNLLDDLQDELGLTYVIIAHDLSVIRHVSDRIAVMYLGKVVELADRTSLYQSPMHPYTRALMSAVPIPDPRRRGQKNDRILLTGDVPSPIAPPPGCRFHTRCWKATDVCKTKEPPLLELRPGQRVACHHPENAEGITVPSARESVEVTAPPAGPKEPKAEAEATEKAAPEKTEKSAGGAAEKSPEKPSKD from the coding sequence GTGAGCGACACCAAGGCCGCGAGCCACACCAAGGCGGTGAGTGACACCATGGAGCCCTTGCTCAAGGTCACGGGCCTGCAGAAGCACTTCCCCATCCGGAAGGGGCTGCTGCAGCGCCAGTCCGGCGCGGTCAAGGCCGTCGACGGGATCGACTTCGAGGTCTACCCCGGTGAGACCCTGGGCGTCGTCGGCGAGTCCGGCTGCGGCAAGTCGACGATGGGCCGGCTCATCACCCGGCTCCTCGAACCGACCGGCGGCACCATCGAGTTCGAGGGCACGGACATCTCCCACCTCGGGGTGGCGAAGATGCGCCCGCTGCGCCGCGACATCCAGATGATCTTCCAGGACCCGTACGGTTCGCTGAACCCGCGCCACACGGTCGGCGCGATCATCTCGGCCCCCTTCAAGCTCCAGGGCGTCGAGCCCGAGGGCGGCCTGAAGGCGGAGGTCCAGCGGCTGCTCGGCCTCGTCGGCCTCAACCCCGAGCACTACAACCGCTACCCGCACGAGTTCTCCGGCGGCCAGCGCCAGCGCATCGGCATCGCCCGCGCGCTCGCGCTCAAGCCGAAGCTCGTGATCGCGGACGAGCCCGTCTCGGCCCTGGACGTCTCCATCCAGGCGCAGGTCGTCAACCTCCTGGACGACCTCCAGGACGAGCTCGGCCTCACGTACGTGATCATCGCGCACGACCTGTCGGTCATCCGGCACGTGTCCGACCGCATCGCCGTGATGTACCTGGGCAAGGTGGTCGAGCTCGCCGACCGCACGTCCCTGTACCAGTCGCCGATGCACCCGTACACGCGCGCGTTGATGTCGGCGGTGCCGATCCCGGACCCGCGCCGCCGGGGCCAGAAGAACGACCGCATCCTGCTCACCGGCGACGTCCCGTCACCGATCGCGCCGCCGCCGGGCTGCCGCTTCCACACCCGGTGCTGGAAGGCCACGGACGTCTGCAAGACGAAGGAGCCCCCGCTCCTGGAGCTGCGGCCGGGCCAGCGGGTCGCCTGCCACCACCCGGAGAACGCGGAGGGGATCACGGTCCCGTCGGCGCGCGAGTCGGTGGAGGTGACGGCGCCGCCGGCGGGGCCGAAGGAGCCGAAGGCGGAGGCGGAGGCGACCGAGAAGGCCGCGCCCGAGAAGACGGAGAAGTCCGCCGGAGGGGCTGCCGAGAAGTCCCCGGAGAAGCCTTCGAAGGACTGA
- a CDS encoding yghA protein (Predicted membrane protein [Function unknown];~UPF0126 domain; pfam03458;~YghA protein [Streptomyces griseoflavus Tu4000];~identified by MetaGeneAnnotator; putative) produces MLHDLFNPSVQHALDLVGIFVFAISGALLAVRKNFDVFGMAVLAEVTALGGGLFRDLVIGAVPPAAFTDLGYFLMPLVATALVFFLHPEVERTQTAVNVFDAAGLGLFCVTGTTKAYDYGLGLTSSAVLGMATGVGGGVLRDILAVEAPSLLRWDRDLYAVPAIVGATIVVLSIRFDVLNAYTSGIAVLTAFVLRLLAMRYHWRAPRAWNRRSSTRETEKATAQ; encoded by the coding sequence GTGCTCCACGATTTGTTCAATCCGTCCGTCCAACACGCGCTCGATCTCGTCGGCATCTTCGTCTTCGCGATCTCGGGCGCGCTCCTCGCCGTCCGCAAGAACTTCGACGTCTTCGGCATGGCCGTGCTCGCCGAGGTCACGGCGCTGGGCGGCGGACTCTTCCGGGACCTGGTCATCGGCGCCGTACCCCCGGCGGCCTTCACCGATCTCGGCTACTTCCTCATGCCGCTGGTCGCGACCGCCCTGGTGTTCTTCCTCCACCCGGAGGTGGAACGCACCCAGACGGCCGTCAACGTCTTCGACGCGGCGGGCCTCGGCCTGTTCTGCGTGACCGGCACGACCAAGGCGTACGACTACGGCCTCGGCCTGACGTCCTCCGCCGTCCTCGGCATGGCCACCGGCGTCGGCGGCGGTGTGCTGCGCGACATACTGGCTGTCGAGGCGCCCTCGCTGCTGCGCTGGGACCGGGACCTGTACGCCGTGCCGGCCATCGTGGGTGCGACGATCGTGGTGCTGTCCATCCGCTTCGACGTGCTCAACGCGTACACGAGCGGGATCGCCGTCCTCACCGCGTTCGTGCTGCGGCTGCTGGCGATGCGCTACCACTGGCGGGCGCCGCGGGCCTGGAACCGGCGGTCGTCCACGCGCGAGACCGAAAAAGCTACCGCTCAGTAG
- a CDS encoding tesB acyl-CoA thioesterase 3 (TesB acyl-CoA thioesterase 3 [Streptomyces venezuelae ATCC10712];~Thioesterase-like superfamily; pfam13622;~identified by MetaGeneAnnotator; putative) codes for MSSIETPGGASATSEFDRDTAVTLREPGVYDAELSAGWTIIRAVNGGYLLALLGRALGDHLPHPDPFTISAHYLTPSVPGPAVIRAETVRTGRTLSTGQASLYQYAEDGTEVERIRVLASYGDLATLPDDVRTSATPPAFAPIDQCFGASDSPAPPIPGSSAITERLDLRLDPSTVGWAIGAPSGKGEMRAWFGLADGRDADPLSLLLAVDALPPTSFELGLKGWTPTVELTTHIRCRPAPGPLRVSITTRNLAGGFLEEDAEVWDSADRLVAQSRQLARAPRG; via the coding sequence ATGAGCAGCATCGAGACCCCGGGCGGAGCGAGCGCGACCAGCGAGTTCGACCGCGACACCGCCGTCACCCTCCGCGAGCCCGGCGTCTACGACGCCGAGCTGTCGGCCGGCTGGACGATCATCCGCGCCGTCAACGGCGGCTACCTCCTCGCCCTTCTCGGCCGCGCGCTCGGCGACCACCTGCCGCACCCCGACCCGTTCACGATCTCGGCGCACTACCTCACGCCGTCCGTGCCGGGCCCCGCGGTGATCCGCGCCGAGACCGTCCGCACCGGCCGCACCCTCTCCACCGGCCAGGCGTCCCTCTATCAGTACGCGGAGGACGGCACCGAGGTCGAGCGCATCCGGGTCCTCGCCTCGTACGGCGACCTCGCCACGCTCCCCGACGACGTCCGCACCTCCGCGACGCCGCCCGCGTTCGCCCCGATCGACCAGTGCTTCGGCGCCTCCGACAGCCCCGCCCCGCCGATCCCCGGCTCCTCGGCCATCACCGAACGCCTCGACCTGCGGCTCGACCCGTCGACCGTCGGCTGGGCGATCGGAGCGCCGTCCGGCAAGGGCGAGATGCGCGCCTGGTTCGGCCTCGCGGACGGCCGCGACGCCGACCCGCTGTCGCTGCTCCTCGCCGTCGACGCGCTGCCGCCCACCTCCTTCGAGCTCGGCCTCAAGGGCTGGACCCCCACCGTCGAACTCACCACCCACATCCGCTGCCGCCCGGCCCCCGGCCCGCTGCGCGTCTCCATCACCACCCGCAACCTCGCGGGCGGCTTCCTGGAAGAGGACGCCGAGGTCTGGGACTCCGCCGACCGCCTGGTCGCCCAGTCCCGCCAGCTGGCGCGCGCGCCGCGCGGCTGA
- a CDS encoding hypothetical protein (identified by MetaGeneAnnotator; putative;~sequence version:1): MVLPAPDFPAPDFPAVLFFAVLFFAVLLPAAFFTGVFPAFVSGFFAAVFFTGFRVVRLPAPCPACFPLSTT, from the coding sequence GTGGTCTTACCGGCCCCGGACTTCCCCGCTCCGGACTTCCCGGCCGTGCTCTTCTTCGCCGTGCTCTTCTTTGCCGTGCTCTTGCCCGCCGCCTTTTTCACGGGTGTCTTCCCCGCCTTCGTCAGCGGCTTCTTCGCCGCCGTCTTCTTCACCGGCTTCCGCGTCGTCCGCTTGCCCGCGCCCTGCCCCGCCTGCTTCCCGCTGTCCACCACATGA
- a CDS encoding cysteine desulfurase (Aspartate aminotransferase (AAT) superfamily (fold type I) of pyridoxal phosphate (PLP)-dependent enzymes. PLP combines with an alpha-amino acid to form a compound called a Schiff base or aldimine intermediate, which depending onthe reaction, is the...; cl00321;~catalytic residue [active];~cysteine desulfurase DndA; TIGR03235;~cysteine desulfurase [Amycolatopsis mediterranei U32];~identified by MetaGeneAnnotator; putative;~pyridoxal 5'-phosphate binding pocket [chemical binding]), which translates to MAYLDHAATTPMLPEAIEAMTAQLALTGNASSLHAAGRRARRTVEEARETLAGALGARPSEVVLTSGGTEADNLAVKGLFWSRRAADPRRTRVLSSPVEHHAVLDAVDWLATHEGATVEYLPVDPYGRVHPEALREAIARDPDSVALATVMWANNEIGTVMPIRELADVAAEFGVPLHADAVQAVGQVPVDFAASGLAAMTVTGHKIGGPYGIGALLLGREYTPVPVLHGGGQERHVRSGTLDVPAVAAFAVAARLAEEGREEFVRTVGALRDELITVVRTAVPDAILGGDPVDRLPANAHFTFPGCEGDSLLLLLDAAGIECSTGSACTAGIAQPSHVLLATGADPDLARGTLRFSLGHTSTQEDVAAVAQAIGPAVERARAAGLS; encoded by the coding sequence ATGGCTTACCTCGACCACGCCGCGACCACGCCCATGCTCCCCGAGGCGATCGAGGCGATGACCGCCCAGCTCGCGCTCACGGGCAACGCCTCCTCTCTGCACGCCGCAGGCCGGCGCGCCCGGCGGACCGTCGAGGAGGCCCGCGAGACGCTCGCCGGGGCGCTCGGGGCCCGGCCCAGCGAGGTCGTCCTCACGTCCGGTGGCACCGAGGCGGACAACCTCGCCGTCAAGGGCCTGTTCTGGTCCCGCCGCGCCGCCGATCCGCGCCGCACCCGGGTGCTGTCCAGTCCGGTCGAGCACCACGCCGTCCTCGACGCCGTCGACTGGCTCGCCACCCACGAGGGCGCGACCGTCGAGTACCTGCCCGTCGACCCGTACGGCCGGGTCCACCCCGAAGCGCTGCGCGAGGCCATCGCCCGCGACCCGGATTCCGTCGCGCTCGCGACCGTCATGTGGGCGAACAACGAGATCGGCACCGTCATGCCGATCCGTGAACTCGCCGACGTGGCCGCCGAGTTCGGGGTCCCGCTGCACGCCGACGCCGTGCAGGCGGTCGGCCAGGTCCCGGTCGACTTCGCCGCCTCCGGGCTCGCCGCCATGACCGTCACCGGGCACAAGATCGGCGGTCCGTACGGGATCGGCGCCCTGCTCCTGGGGCGCGAGTACACCCCGGTCCCGGTCCTGCACGGCGGCGGTCAGGAGCGGCACGTCCGCTCCGGCACCCTCGACGTGCCCGCGGTCGCCGCCTTCGCGGTCGCCGCCCGGCTGGCCGAGGAGGGCCGCGAGGAGTTCGTCCGTACGGTCGGCGCCCTGCGCGACGAGCTGATCACCGTCGTCCGTACCGCCGTCCCCGACGCGATCCTCGGCGGCGACCCGGTCGACCGGCTCCCCGCCAACGCCCACTTCACCTTCCCCGGCTGCGAGGGCGACTCGCTGCTGCTGCTCCTGGACGCCGCCGGCATCGAGTGCTCCACCGGCTCCGCCTGCACCGCCGGCATCGCCCAGCCCAGCCACGTCCTGCTCGCCACCGGCGCCGACCCCGACCTCGCCCGAGGCACCCTGCGCTTCAGCCTCGGCCACACCTCCACCCAGGAGGACGTGGCGGCGGTCGCCCAGGCGATCGGCCCGGCCGTCGAACGCGCCCGCGCCGCCGGCTTGAGCTGA
- a CDS encoding oligopeptide transport system integral membrane protein (ABC-ATPase subunit interface;~ABC-type dipeptide/oligopeptide/nickel transport systems, permease components [Aminoacid transport and metabolism / Inorganic ion transportand metabolism]; COG0601;~Transmembrane subunit (TM) foundin Periplasmic Binding Protein (PBP)-dependent ATP-Binding Cassette (ABC) transporters which generally bind type 2 PBPs. These types of transporters consist of a PBP, two TMs, and two cytoplasmic ABC ATPase subunits, and...; cd06261;~conserved gate region;~dimer interface [polypeptide binding];~identified by MetaGeneAnnotator; putative;~oligopeptide transport system integral membrane protein [Streptomyces venezuelae ATCC10712];~putative PBP binding loops), giving the protein MLAYIIRRLIAVVLMLMVVTLVTLSIFFLIPKLTGSDPATMFVGKQADPAAIEGIRQKLGLGDPILVQFWHFVSGIFAGRDYVGGGSTIHCEAPCFGYSFKTEQDVWTMLSDRIPVTLSMVIGAAVIWLLLGVSTGVVSALKRGTLIDRTAMVTALAGVSLPIYFTAMLAMFLFRTQLGWLDAKWVPISENPGGWFMGLLLPWVTLAFLYAAMYARLTRATMLEVLGEDYIRTARAKGLTEPVVLGKHAMRSTMTPILTIFGMDFGALVGGAVLTETAFSLPGLGNAAFSAVGERDLPVILAVTLITAACVVFANLVVDLLYAVIDPRVRLA; this is encoded by the coding sequence ATGCTTGCATACATCATCCGACGGCTGATCGCCGTTGTGCTGATGCTGATGGTCGTCACGCTCGTGACGCTCAGCATCTTCTTCCTCATACCCAAGCTGACTGGCAGTGACCCTGCCACGATGTTCGTCGGCAAGCAGGCGGATCCGGCCGCGATCGAGGGCATCCGGCAGAAGCTGGGCCTCGGCGACCCGATTCTGGTGCAGTTCTGGCACTTCGTCTCGGGCATCTTCGCCGGCCGCGACTACGTGGGCGGCGGTTCGACCATCCACTGTGAAGCGCCGTGCTTCGGCTACTCGTTCAAGACCGAGCAGGACGTCTGGACCATGCTGTCCGACCGGATCCCGGTCACGCTGTCCATGGTCATCGGCGCGGCCGTCATCTGGCTGCTGCTCGGCGTCTCCACCGGCGTCGTCTCCGCGCTCAAGCGCGGCACCCTGATCGACCGCACCGCGATGGTCACCGCGCTGGCCGGCGTCTCGCTCCCCATCTACTTCACCGCCATGCTGGCGATGTTCCTCTTCCGCACCCAGCTGGGCTGGCTCGACGCGAAGTGGGTGCCGATCAGCGAGAACCCCGGCGGCTGGTTCATGGGCCTGCTGCTGCCCTGGGTGACCCTCGCCTTCCTCTACGCGGCGATGTACGCGCGGCTCACCCGCGCCACCATGCTGGAGGTGCTGGGCGAGGACTACATCCGTACCGCCCGCGCCAAGGGCCTCACGGAGCCCGTCGTGCTCGGCAAGCACGCCATGCGCTCCACGATGACCCCCATCCTGACCATCTTCGGCATGGACTTCGGCGCCCTCGTCGGCGGCGCGGTCCTGACCGAGACCGCGTTCAGCCTCCCCGGCCTCGGCAACGCCGCCTTCTCGGCGGTAGGCGAGCGTGACCTGCCGGTCATCCTCGCGGTCACCCTCATCACCGCCGCGTGCGTGGTCTTCGCCAACCTCGTGGTGGACCTCCTGTACGCGGTGATCGACCCCCGAGTGAGGCTCGCATGA
- a CDS encoding peptide ABC transporter ATPase (ABC transporter signature motif;~ABC-type dipeptide/oligopeptide/nickel transport system, ATPase component [Aminoacid transport and metabolism / Inorganic ion transportand metabolism]; COG0444;~ATP binding site [chemical binding];~ATP-binding cassette domain of nickel/oligopeptides specific transporters; cd03257;~D-loop;~H-loop/switch region;~Q-loop/lid;~TIGRFAM: Oligopeptide/dipeptide ABC transporter, ATP-binding protein, C-terminal; PFAM: ABC transporter-like; Oligopeptide/dipeptide ABC transporter, C-terminal; KEGG: sco:SCO5479 oligopeptide ABC transporter ATP-binding protein; SMART: ATPase, AAA+ type, core;~Walker A/P-loop;~Walker B;~identified by MetaGeneAnnotator; putative;~oligopeptide/dipeptide ABC transporter, ATP-binding protein, C-terminal domain; TIGR01727;~peptide ABC transporter ATPase [Streptomyces violaceusniger Tu4113]), whose protein sequence is MTDKLAKTGAALGEPVASKDAPSDAFLDVRDLKIHFPTDDGLVKSVDGLTFQLEKGKTLGIVGESGSGKSVTSLGVMGLHTVGQYGRQKARISGEIWLNGEELLSADPDRVRRMRGREMAMIFQDPLSAMHPYYTVGHQIVEAYRVHNKVDKKTARTRAVELLDRVGIPEPAKRFDNYPHEFSGGMRQRAMIAMALVNNPELLIADEPTTALDVTVQAQILDLIRDLQKEFGSAVVIITHDLGVVAEIADDILVMYGGRCVERGSAEDVFYHPQHPYTWGLLGSMPRIDREQTDRLIPVKGNPPSLINIPSGCAFNPRCPYADVPKGGICRTDRPELTEAGTRHFSACHLPAGERNRIWTEEIAPKL, encoded by the coding sequence ATGACCGACAAGCTCGCCAAGACCGGAGCCGCGCTCGGCGAACCGGTCGCGTCGAAGGACGCACCGTCGGACGCCTTCCTCGACGTACGCGACCTCAAGATCCACTTTCCGACCGACGACGGCCTGGTCAAGTCCGTCGACGGCCTGACCTTCCAGCTGGAGAAGGGCAAGACCCTCGGCATCGTGGGCGAGTCCGGCTCCGGCAAGTCGGTCACCTCGCTCGGCGTCATGGGCCTGCACACCGTCGGCCAGTACGGCCGGCAGAAGGCCCGCATCTCCGGCGAGATCTGGCTGAACGGCGAGGAGCTGCTCTCCGCCGACCCCGACCGGGTGCGCCGGATGCGCGGCCGCGAGATGGCGATGATCTTCCAGGACCCGCTGTCCGCGATGCACCCGTACTACACGGTCGGTCACCAGATCGTGGAGGCGTACCGCGTCCACAACAAGGTCGACAAGAAGACCGCCCGTACGCGCGCCGTCGAACTCCTCGACCGGGTCGGCATCCCCGAGCCCGCGAAGCGGTTCGACAACTACCCGCACGAGTTCTCCGGCGGTATGCGCCAGCGCGCGATGATCGCGATGGCGCTGGTCAACAACCCCGAGCTGCTCATCGCGGACGAGCCGACCACCGCCCTCGACGTCACCGTCCAGGCGCAGATCCTCGACCTGATCCGGGACCTGCAGAAGGAGTTCGGCTCCGCGGTCGTCATCATCACCCACGACCTCGGCGTCGTCGCCGAGATCGCCGACGACATCCTCGTGATGTACGGCGGGCGGTGCGTGGAGCGCGGCTCGGCCGAGGACGTCTTCTACCACCCGCAGCACCCCTACACCTGGGGTCTGCTCGGCTCCATGCCGCGCATCGACCGCGAGCAGACCGATCGGCTCATCCCGGTCAAGGGCAACCCGCCCAGCCTCATCAACATCCCGAGCGGCTGCGCCTTCAACCCGCGCTGCCCGTACGCGGACGTGCCCAAGGGCGGCATATGCCGGACCGACCGCCCCGAACTGACGGAGGCCGGCACCCGCCACTTCTCGGCGTGCCACCTCCCGGCGGGCGAGCGGAACCGGATCTGGACCGAAGAGATTGCGCCGAAGCTGTGA